The sequence TAACCAAAATATTTTCTTTTTTTAACCCGACAATGATAGCATATATGACGATAGTTATCAATAGAGTAAAAAGCGTTTCTGAACCGATTATTCCGGTATAAACTATTAATGGCGGGTAAAAACAAAGCAGGATTCCTGTAATTTGCGCGATTTTTTTGTTGAATATTTCGAGCGCAATTAAACATGCAAAAACGATTATGAACGCATTTATTAATGCCTGGGCGATTTTAACTATTAGAAGATTATGGCCGAAAGCAAAGAAAATTGAAGCTAAAAATAACGGGTAAATGGGAGGCCTTACGGATGTAGGATTTCCGTCCGCTTCAGTAAACCCATTGCCCGATCTCACGTTCCAGGCTACTGCGTCCCAGGAAGCCGAATCGTCGAATCCAGCCGGCCTTGGAGGGGCGCAAAGGACATAACTTAACCCGATCAGCAGCGACAAAACAAATACTGCGATTAGAAAATGCCTGGTTTTTATAGTTTCCATGTTCTTCTTATCAAATGAAAGGCGTTTAGAATATTGTTTGCCAGTTCGTAGAAAGTCCTGATGCTTTTGATTCTTCTTATAAGGTATTTAGGGCGCAGGTAAAAGGCCCGGACAGCCTGTTTTCTGATTTTTCTCACTTGCTCATAAGTCAAATGTTTAGTCGGCATGGCCACAGGCGTGCCTGACTGGTCCATTCTTATAAAATCACTGTTAATAAGATTGAGTGATATCGCCTGTTTTCGTAAATCCGTGCCTGCCCGGGGTACGGCAACACTGAAGGATGCGTAATCAAGAGGCAATTCTTTTAAAAAATTTAATGTGTCTTTCGCGGTTTCCGTCGTTTCATCCGGAAGCCCGAAAATAAATGTCCCTACAGTCCTTATTTTAAGGCGGTTGGTTATGGCGAGTGTTTTTCTTATGTCCTCTTTATTATAACCTTTTCTATAGGCGGATAAAATTTTATCATTTCCTGATTCTATCCCGAGTATCAGCGTATGGCATCCGGATTTTTTCATCAGCAAGAGCATTTCTTCGTCCAATACGTCGACTCTTGAAAAACCGAACCAATAAATATCCAGTTTCTGGTTGATTATTTCATTGAGCAGTATTTTTGTTCTGGCTCTGTTGGTCCCGAACGTCTGGTCAACAAAGAATATTTCTCTTACATTCAATGATTTAATATATTTCAATTCCGCTATAACATCCTCAACTTTTTTCATTTTATGCTGAAGGGTGCCAATCATGCAAAATGTGCATTTGAAAGGGCATCCGTATTCGGTAAGAACGGAGCAATACCTGTTTGAAGTGATAAATGGGTACCTGTAATGGATTTCTATAAATAGTTCATGGTAAGGCAGTCCCGAAAAGTCTGTTTCTTTAGAGCCGCTTGAATTAGATAATATTTTATTGGATTTTTGGTAATTATCCGGGTTATTTATGTAGTCAATTATTGAAGGCGATGTAAAATCTGTAATTACAGCATCAAAAAAATCATATTCATCAATATATTTTTCAGGATTTTCATGCAAAACGTCGCCGCACACAATGAGTTTGCAATTAGTTTTTGATTTCATTAATTTCAAAAAGGACATATCTTCGTCCCAGGAAACAGATGCAACTAAAGAGATAATAAAGTCCGGGTTTATTTTGCTGATTTTTTCAAGTGTTTCTTCAATGGATATATCCTGCACGATAGAATCAATTAAAAATATTTCGCAGTTTAATTGGCGCAAAGTTCCGCTTAGGGTGACCAGGTCTATAGGATGGGTTGAGTAATTTGCCTGCGAGACCTTGCTCTCGTAATAATCCCTTATATATAGGTTTTTACCGGGCGGGTTTAATAGTAATATTTTTTTCATATCAATTTCTCCAGTTTATTCCATACTTCCCCAACAGTTATATCTTCAAGGCATGCGGGGGATTTTTTATCGCACCGGAAGGTTTTGTCTTCATGCACGTTTATACAGGGGCTGCAGTCCAGGTTTTTAAAGAAAACAATGTTCTTGTCCCCGGACGGCGCATAAAGAACCGGCGTTTCCGGGCCGAAAAAAGAAATAGTCGGTGTTTTAAGCGCAACAGCAAGATGCAAAGGCCCGCTGTCATTTGATATTAGCAGTTTTGAATTCTTGAATAGCACAATCAACTGAGATATATTAAGAGTGCCCGCTGTATTTATAACCCGGGATTTATCCAGGCCCGAAATTATTGAATCTATATAGCCTGACTCTTTAGAATTGCCGATATAGGCTATTTTAAGGTCTTTTGACCGGGATAGAATGTTTTTTGTCAATTGGGTGAAATTATCTTTAGGCCACCTTCTGGTCATTGCAATTTCCCCAGCATTAGGGTTGATGCAGATATATTTTCCGGATTCAAGGTTAAACCGGCTGAAAATAGTTTTCATTTCAGCATTTACATCAATTGCGGGTTTGGGCTGTAATAATACCAGATTCTTTTCTTCGGGAATTCCTGCGGCTCTTCCCAAGTTATAGAAATTCTGTGCAACATGCCAATATCTGTTAAAAGGAACGCCGATTGTATGCAGTTGCCCTCTCCAGGCTTCCCAGGCTTTAAACCCGATGCGCTCTTTTGCGCCGCTCAAGTAAGTCACAATAGCTGAAAACCTGGTAAAGAATTCCAGATCAAGCAGGATATCAAGTTTAATTCCCCTCATTACTGCAACAATTTTTACAAAACTCATTAAAAAACCTATCGGGCCGCGGTCAATGTCCAAAGTTATGACTTCATTGACAGGTTCGAACATTTTTACGATTTCTTCATTTCTGGAAAGAGTCAGAAAATATATTTTTGAATCGGGAAATTTTGCCCGCATTGCCTGTAATAACGGAGTAGAAAGTATGATACTGCCCATTCCCCAGAATTTCATTACAAGTATTTTTTTTGGAGGGGTTGGCTGTGTTTTTTTTCTAAAAAGTTTTAAGAATAGGCCTGCAAAGCTCAGAAGAGCGCATAATAACCAGCCGGCATATTTGTCTACAAATTTCATTAAGCGGAAGTCCATGTTACCTCTTTCATACCCAATGTTACTCGCTTGGAAGAGTATTGGGTATATTACCTATCTTATCTATTTATCTATATAAATTCTATGCCACAGTTCAAGCACAAGCAGAGCCCAAATTCTATAGCCGTGGTCATTTTTACCGGTTACATGTTCGTCAAGCAAATTGCGCATTTCCGTTTTATCGAAATAACCCCTGTTTAGCGACTTAGAATCCAACAAAACATTATGCGAATAATCTCTTAATTCATTTTTAAACCATTTTCCTACCGGTATTCCAAACCCTTGTTTGCCCCTTTTTAATATTTGCTCAGGCAGAATATCCTTGAAAGCTTCTTTGAAAATATATTTAGAAGTAAGATTATGAAGTTTCCAGTTTGAAGGAAGCGAACTGGTAAACTCGATCAGCTTGTGGTCAAGCAGCGGTGAACGGGTTTCAAGGGAATTAGCCATGCTGGCAATATCCATTTTTACTAATAAGCATTCCGGCAAGTAAGTCATCAAATCTGTGTAAAGGGTTCTGTCTATGGTGTCTCCCGAAGGGGCCGGCGCATTTAAAAAAGTGTTTTCCAGATAACTATAAGCGTCATTGCCGGAAAAATGTTCCTTCATATTGGTAGAATAAATTTTGTTTTTTGTTTCATTATCAAAGTAAGCATGCCATATTACATTCCTGGTTTGGGGCGGCTGTGCAAGCGCAGAAAACAGCCTGTGCATATATCTGAACCTGCTTCTTGCGTTGCTCGATTCGGTATGCGGTATCAATGAAGCTAATTTGTTGGTTAATTTACTGCCTAAAAGCCTGAAAGGCCAGGAAAAATATATTGCGCCTTTCATTGCTTTATGCCTTAAATATCCGGCGAAATTTTCGTCGCCCCCGTCCCCATTTAAGGCAACTGTAACGTGGCTTCTGGTTTCTTTTGCTACGTAATATGAAGGCAGAGCGGAAGTGTCGGCAAACGGCTGGTCATAATGCCACAATAATTTTGGCAATATATCAATAAAATGAGGTTTTACAATAAACTCATGGTGATCTGTTTTAAAATGATTGGCAACTATTTTTGCGTAGCCTAATTCTGAAAAAGTTTCTTCTTCAAAACCAATAGAAAACGTTTTAACCGGCTTGGAAGATAGTTTGCTCATTAATCCGGTTATTATACTTGAATCTAGTCCCCCGGACAAAAAAGCGCCCAGAGGCACATCTGAAATCATTCTGAGTTTTGTTGATTCTGTCAGCAATTCAACTAAGCGAGTTTTTGCGTCATTGAAAGATAATTGCGTCTTTTTCCTGAAATCAATGTTCCAATATTGTTCAATTTTAATCTGTCCGTCTAGTTTGCATAGCAGGGTTGACGCGGGCTGAAGTCTTTTAATAGTTTTGAAAATCGTCCCGGGTCCCGGTATGTATTGATAAGTTAAAAATAAATGAATTGCGGATAAATCAATTTCTGGAGTAGATTTTAAATGAGCCAGAATAGATTTCATTTCCGAAGCGAAAACCAGTGAATTGCCGGCTACTGTGTAAAAAAGAGGTTTTTTTCCTATTCTGTCTCTGGCGATGAATATTTGTTTTTTTCTATTGTCCCACACAGCAAAGGCGAACATTCCCCGTAGCTGGTCAACGCAGTTCTCTCCATATTCTTCGTAAGAATGGACTATTACTTCAGTATCGGTTTTTGTATAAAACTTATGCCCTTTTTGTATCAACGCCTGCCGGACTTCCTGGAAGTTATAAATCTCGCCGTTTAATACCGTCCAAATTGAGCTGTCTTCGTTATGTATGGGCTGGTGGCCTGTCTGTAAATCTATAATTGAAAGCCTTCTTATTCCAAGGCCTGCATTTCCTGTTGTATAGATACCCTCATCGTCCGGGCCCCTGTGGCGTATAAGATCGCACATCAGCCTTATTTCAGGCTCCGTGACAGGTTTGTTGCCGCCAAAATTGAAGATTCCGCAGATTCCGCACATAGTTTTAAATAATCAGATAATTGGATTATTGGATAATTTGTTACTATTTTTTTCTATTGCTTCAAGATACATATTTTCAAATTTTGACGCAATGTTTTTCCAGGTATAATTTTCCAGTACAACCTTGCGGCCGTTTGCGCTTATTTGCCGCCTTAAATTCTTGTCTTTTAAAAGCCGTACTACAGACCCGGCGAAATCAGCCGGAGTATCCGCTATTACGATATTTTCCCCGTTTTTTAATTCCGGAATGCCTGCGCAGGCAAACGAAGCAGCAATTGTCGGCGTACCCAGCGCCATAGCTTCAATTATTTTATATTTCATGCCTGTCCCGATTCTCATCGGGCAAACATTAAGCGAAGCTTTCGCTATATAAGGGCGGATATCTTCAACATATCCGGTAACTACAACTTTTCTTCCGT is a genomic window of Elusimicrobiota bacterium containing:
- a CDS encoding B12-binding domain-containing radical SAM protein — its product is MKKILLLNPPGKNLYIRDYYESKVSQANYSTHPIDLVTLSGTLRQLNCEIFLIDSIVQDISIEETLEKISKINPDFIISLVASVSWDEDMSFLKLMKSKTNCKLIVCGDVLHENPEKYIDEYDFFDAVITDFTSPSIIDYINNPDNYQKSNKILSNSSGSKETDFSGLPYHELFIEIHYRYPFITSNRYCSVLTEYGCPFKCTFCMIGTLQHKMKKVEDVIAELKYIKSLNVREIFFVDQTFGTNRARTKILLNEIINQKLDIYWFGFSRVDVLDEEMLLLMKKSGCHTLILGIESGNDKILSAYRKGYNKEDIRKTLAITNRLKIRTVGTFIFGLPDETTETAKDTLNFLKELPLDYASFSVAVPRAGTDLRKQAISLNLINSDFIRMDQSGTPVAMPTKHLTYEQVRKIRKQAVRAFYLRPKYLIRRIKSIRTFYELANNILNAFHLIRRTWKL
- a CDS encoding glycosyltransferase family 9 protein; translation: MDFRLMKFVDKYAGWLLCALLSFAGLFLKLFRKKTQPTPPKKILVMKFWGMGSIILSTPLLQAMRAKFPDSKIYFLTLSRNEEIVKMFEPVNEVITLDIDRGPIGFLMSFVKIVAVMRGIKLDILLDLEFFTRFSAIVTYLSGAKERIGFKAWEAWRGQLHTIGVPFNRYWHVAQNFYNLGRAAGIPEEKNLVLLQPKPAIDVNAEMKTIFSRFNLESGKYICINPNAGEIAMTRRWPKDNFTQLTKNILSRSKDLKIAYIGNSKESGYIDSIISGLDKSRVINTAGTLNISQLIVLFKNSKLLISNDSGPLHLAVALKTPTISFFGPETPVLYAPSGDKNIVFFKNLDCSPCINVHEDKTFRCDKKSPACLEDITVGEVWNKLEKLI
- the asnB gene encoding asparagine synthase (glutamine-hydrolyzing), which encodes MCGICGIFNFGGNKPVTEPEIRLMCDLIRHRGPDDEGIYTTGNAGLGIRRLSIIDLQTGHQPIHNEDSSIWTVLNGEIYNFQEVRQALIQKGHKFYTKTDTEVIVHSYEEYGENCVDQLRGMFAFAVWDNRKKQIFIARDRIGKKPLFYTVAGNSLVFASEMKSILAHLKSTPEIDLSAIHLFLTYQYIPGPGTIFKTIKRLQPASTLLCKLDGQIKIEQYWNIDFRKKTQLSFNDAKTRLVELLTESTKLRMISDVPLGAFLSGGLDSSIITGLMSKLSSKPVKTFSIGFEEETFSELGYAKIVANHFKTDHHEFIVKPHFIDILPKLLWHYDQPFADTSALPSYYVAKETRSHVTVALNGDGGDENFAGYLRHKAMKGAIYFSWPFRLLGSKLTNKLASLIPHTESSNARSRFRYMHRLFSALAQPPQTRNVIWHAYFDNETKNKIYSTNMKEHFSGNDAYSYLENTFLNAPAPSGDTIDRTLYTDLMTYLPECLLVKMDIASMANSLETRSPLLDHKLIEFTSSLPSNWKLHNLTSKYIFKEAFKDILPEQILKRGKQGFGIPVGKWFKNELRDYSHNVLLDSKSLNRGYFDKTEMRNLLDEHVTGKNDHGYRIWALLVLELWHRIYIDK
- a CDS encoding glycosyltransferase translates to PIGVDPEYFKPVFVEDDYPSVIFRGIMNFLPNTDAALYFYKDILPLVEKEIPEIKYYIVGKCPTEQIRMISNGRKVVVTGYVEDIRPYIAKASLNVCPMRIGTGMKYKIIEAMALGTPTIAASFACAGIPELKNGENIVIADTPADFAGSVVRLLKDKNLRRQISANGRKVVLENYTWKNIASKFENMYLEAIEKNSNKLSNNPII